Proteins encoded together in one Catellatospora citrea window:
- a CDS encoding HNH endonuclease: MNAVLVLNADLGPLHRVSLRHALRMLWRQVAVVHEAEPDQAIGVWPMPKVVRLVSYVVTRWRYHGGPAWSRRGVLARDQHRCAYCGGPAYTIDHVLPSSRGGRNTWLNTVAACGGCNQRKGDRTPAEARMPLRFAPSTPSWAVLAKR; the protein is encoded by the coding sequence ATGAACGCAGTACTCGTCCTCAACGCCGATCTCGGCCCACTCCACCGGGTCAGCCTGCGTCACGCCCTGCGCATGCTATGGCGGCAGGTCGCGGTGGTGCACGAGGCGGAACCCGATCAGGCCATCGGCGTCTGGCCGATGCCCAAGGTGGTCCGCCTGGTCAGCTACGTGGTGACGCGCTGGCGCTACCACGGCGGCCCGGCCTGGTCGCGGCGCGGCGTGCTCGCCCGTGACCAGCACCGGTGCGCCTACTGCGGCGGTCCGGCGTACACCATCGACCATGTCCTGCCCAGCTCCCGGGGCGGGCGCAACACCTGGCTCAACACGGTGGCCGCCTGTGGCGGCTGCAATCAGCGCAAGGGTGACCGTACGCCCGCCGAGGCGCGGATGCCGCTGCGGTTCGCCCCGTCGACTCCGTCGTGGGCGGTGCTCGCCAAGCGCTGA
- a CDS encoding FAD-binding oxidoreductase: MARWRPTRRQVLTHGATAAGALAVGSAATLAVSDWAAEGAMAPGPPPGALLDDASRINPTAVRGVLYAAPAPDDTARVVGPLLRRITAGDDPALAVAGVRHSMGGQSMLAGGWVLDTRPMNQISLDSASRVVRVGAGATWRDLIPVLNAAGFSPKVMQSNHDFSVGGSLSVNCHGWHTDHPPIAATVRGLRLLTAAGEVVSCGPTENTELFGLVLGGYGLFGVILEADLDVWPNARYVPHFDSVPALDYVEEFTRLVLAPDSTAEMAYGRLSVDPRSFLEEAVIVRFTPEADTVGAVLPLAAPDASSLQRAVFRNSAGSSLGKMLRWTLEREAAPWLAGPISRNSIQNEPAAVFADHSAETSDILHEYFLPHATLAKFITAAREIIQRSGQELLNVTVRDVRRDTRSALAYAREDVFGLVMNFRQERTAEADARMRTLTRELIEAVLEVNGTYYLPYRLHATREQVRRAYPGWDAAMAAKSRMDPLPVFRNALFDAYA; encoded by the coding sequence ATGGCGCGGTGGCGTCCGACCCGGCGACAGGTGCTCACCCACGGCGCGACCGCGGCAGGGGCGCTGGCCGTCGGCAGTGCGGCGACGCTCGCGGTGAGCGACTGGGCCGCCGAGGGCGCGATGGCGCCGGGACCACCACCGGGCGCGCTGCTCGACGATGCCAGCCGGATCAACCCGACCGCCGTCCGCGGCGTCCTGTACGCGGCCCCGGCCCCCGACGACACCGCCCGCGTCGTCGGCCCGCTGCTGCGCCGCATCACCGCCGGGGACGACCCGGCCCTGGCCGTCGCGGGTGTGCGCCACTCGATGGGCGGGCAGAGCATGCTGGCCGGCGGCTGGGTGCTCGACACCCGACCGATGAACCAGATCTCGCTGGACAGCGCGTCCCGCGTGGTCCGCGTCGGCGCGGGCGCCACCTGGCGCGACCTGATCCCGGTGCTCAACGCCGCCGGCTTCTCCCCCAAGGTCATGCAGTCGAACCACGACTTCTCCGTCGGCGGCTCGCTCAGCGTCAACTGCCACGGCTGGCACACCGACCACCCGCCGATCGCCGCCACCGTCCGCGGGCTGCGCCTGCTCACCGCCGCCGGGGAGGTGGTCAGCTGCGGACCGACCGAGAACACCGAGCTGTTCGGCCTGGTGCTGGGTGGCTACGGGCTGTTCGGCGTGATCCTCGAAGCCGACCTCGACGTGTGGCCCAACGCGCGATACGTGCCGCACTTCGACAGCGTGCCCGCGCTGGACTACGTCGAGGAGTTCACCCGGCTCGTGCTCGCCCCGGACTCGACCGCGGAGATGGCGTACGGGCGGCTGTCGGTCGATCCGCGCAGTTTCCTGGAAGAGGCGGTCATCGTCCGGTTCACGCCCGAGGCCGACACCGTCGGCGCCGTGCTCCCCCTGGCCGCCCCCGACGCGTCGTCGCTGCAGCGGGCCGTGTTCCGCAACTCCGCCGGCAGCAGCCTCGGCAAGATGCTGCGCTGGACCCTGGAACGCGAAGCCGCCCCGTGGCTGGCCGGGCCGATCAGCCGCAACAGCATCCAGAACGAGCCCGCCGCCGTCTTCGCCGACCATTCCGCCGAGACCAGCGACATCCTCCACGAGTACTTCCTGCCGCACGCCACGCTGGCCAAGTTCATCACCGCCGCCCGCGAGATCATCCAGCGCTCGGGGCAGGAACTGCTCAACGTGACCGTCCGCGACGTGCGCCGTGACACCCGCAGCGCCCTCGCGTACGCCCGCGAGGACGTGTTCGGGCTGGTCATGAACTTTCGGCAGGAGCGCACCGCGGAGGCGGACGCCCGGATGCGGACGCTGACCCGCGAGCTTATCGAGGCGGTGCTGGAGGTGAACGGGACCTACTACCTGCCGTACCGGCTGCACGCCACCCGTGAGCAGGTGCGCCGCGCCTACCCGGGATGGGACGCCGCGATGGCCGCCAAATCCCGGATGGATCCCCTTCCGGTCTTCCGCAACGCCCTCTTCGACGCGTACGCCTGA
- a CDS encoding class I SAM-dependent methyltransferase, producing the protein MNTTPSAHAISQYATTTGNLTARIALHAYGTNPQSWFAWLDGRLPLSGDVLEVGAGTGKLWTHVDHAGRGLNLTLTDFSPAMCEQLRTIPGAQVRQCDATDLPFADVAFDTVVANHMLYHLDDPAAALREFRRVLRPGGSVAVAVNGSDHLDELNAIGPAIGRPELTLHATQNDFTAQTGPAYVARHFTGVTVERYHCDLDVPTAEPILAYLASLTGEPLTPAERSAARDLVQSRIDAEGAYRVRKHTVLITASR; encoded by the coding sequence ATGAACACGACGCCGTCGGCCCATGCCATCAGCCAGTACGCGACCACGACCGGGAACCTCACCGCCCGCATCGCCCTGCACGCCTACGGCACGAACCCGCAGAGCTGGTTCGCCTGGCTCGACGGGCGTCTCCCGCTCAGCGGCGACGTCCTCGAAGTCGGGGCCGGCACCGGCAAGCTGTGGACCCACGTCGACCACGCCGGGCGGGGCCTCAACCTCACGCTGACCGACTTCTCCCCCGCCATGTGCGAGCAACTGCGCACCATCCCCGGCGCGCAGGTCCGGCAGTGCGACGCGACCGACCTTCCGTTCGCCGACGTTGCCTTCGACACCGTCGTGGCCAACCACATGCTGTATCACCTCGACGACCCGGCCGCCGCGCTGCGCGAGTTCCGGCGGGTGCTCCGACCGGGCGGAAGCGTCGCCGTCGCCGTCAACGGCAGCGACCACCTCGACGAGCTCAACGCGATCGGGCCGGCCATCGGCCGCCCCGAACTCACGCTGCACGCCACCCAGAACGACTTCACCGCGCAGACCGGCCCCGCGTACGTGGCCCGTCACTTCACCGGTGTCACCGTCGAGCGTTACCACTGCGACCTCGACGTCCCGACCGCCGAGCCGATCCTCGCCTACCTCGCCAGCCTGACCGGCGAACCGCTCACGCCGGCGGAGCGCTCGGCCGCCCGCGACCTCGTCCAGTCCCGGATCGACGCGGAAGGCGCCTACCGCGTCCGCAAGCACACGGTCCTGATCACCGCTTCGCGCTGA
- a CDS encoding cell wall-binding repeat-containing protein: MSAKPLKKPLAAASVLAVGALTALGLPVAAEASYPGPIAVLTAGYGYNINFQGGGSLSPSDGEYYGVESVAWSPDGSRALWASHEGAILTMRFNDAANVWYIEDTDTASVERRHVTWRGTGSVAWAERSSGGPHRIMTDSSSYGWPAQQVSVNDGAEYSNPDGAIDGRLVYQRHAPGASAPDVMLFNYSLGDTPEERQQLLITDAAEPAFSPDGARVAFVRNGNVWVLTVNDPASSADDSYLQITNTFGDGNPTWSPDGQTLAFTRGGGNNVYTASANGGAAADSGIVGYPAYRPVNANRMVRLSGSSRFGTAVAVSRSLWTDGGAQSVVLSRSDNFADALGGSALAAAKSGPLLMTPPTSLNPEIRAEIVRVLGVRSGKTVYILGGTGAISAGVEAEIRAMGYNIDRRQGTNRYETSVKIAEAITPDPDLVLVATGRNFPDALAAGAAAGSYNVPGSNMSAVVVLTADRALPTETRGYLNSVVAPSTDIRTDVYAIGGQAASALQSNSYQFTDLVGSTRYETSYFVAEVFFGGHRVAGVATGTNWPDALAGGAMMATRNGPLLLTPGASLAFPTQFHVDNNSGTIDTGYVFGGAAVVSDGVMNSVGTWISPGIAFTRSVNPAAVPGAAPAAALRSARVAPAVPTVTLPTADQIKAAAEALDNHQR, from the coding sequence TTGTCTGCAAAACCTCTCAAGAAGCCGCTGGCTGCCGCCTCCGTGCTGGCCGTCGGCGCGCTCACGGCACTCGGCCTGCCGGTAGCGGCCGAGGCCAGCTATCCGGGCCCCATCGCCGTGCTGACCGCAGGGTACGGGTACAACATCAACTTCCAGGGCGGCGGTTCGCTGTCGCCGAGCGACGGCGAGTACTACGGCGTCGAAAGCGTCGCGTGGTCGCCGGACGGCAGCCGCGCGCTGTGGGCCAGCCACGAGGGTGCCATCCTGACCATGCGGTTCAACGACGCGGCGAACGTCTGGTACATCGAGGACACGGACACCGCCTCGGTGGAGCGGCGCCACGTGACCTGGCGGGGCACCGGCTCGGTCGCCTGGGCCGAGCGCTCGTCGGGCGGCCCGCACCGCATCATGACCGACAGCAGCTCGTACGGTTGGCCTGCCCAGCAGGTCTCCGTGAACGACGGCGCCGAGTACTCGAATCCGGACGGCGCCATCGACGGCCGGCTCGTGTACCAGCGCCATGCGCCGGGAGCCAGCGCGCCCGATGTGATGCTGTTCAACTACTCGCTCGGTGACACGCCGGAGGAGCGTCAGCAGCTGTTGATCACCGACGCGGCGGAGCCGGCGTTCTCGCCGGACGGCGCCAGGGTGGCGTTCGTACGCAACGGCAACGTCTGGGTGCTGACCGTCAACGACCCGGCCAGTTCCGCCGACGACTCGTACCTCCAGATCACCAACACCTTCGGGGACGGTAACCCCACCTGGTCCCCTGACGGCCAGACCCTCGCCTTCACCCGCGGTGGCGGCAACAACGTGTACACCGCTTCGGCGAACGGCGGCGCCGCCGCCGATTCCGGCATCGTCGGGTATCCCGCGTACCGGCCGGTGAACGCGAACCGGATGGTCCGGCTGTCCGGATCGAGCCGGTTCGGCACCGCGGTGGCGGTGTCGCGCTCGCTGTGGACCGACGGGGGCGCCCAGTCGGTGGTGCTGTCGCGGTCGGACAACTTCGCCGACGCGCTGGGCGGTTCGGCCCTGGCGGCGGCCAAGTCGGGTCCGCTGCTGATGACCCCGCCGACCAGCCTCAACCCGGAGATCCGGGCCGAGATCGTGCGGGTGCTGGGTGTCCGATCGGGCAAGACCGTGTACATCCTCGGCGGCACCGGTGCCATCTCGGCCGGCGTCGAGGCCGAGATCCGGGCCATGGGCTACAACATCGACCGGCGGCAGGGCACCAACCGGTACGAGACCTCGGTCAAGATCGCTGAGGCGATCACCCCGGACCCCGACCTGGTGCTCGTCGCCACGGGCCGGAACTTCCCGGACGCGCTCGCCGCGGGCGCGGCCGCCGGCTCGTACAACGTGCCCGGCAGCAACATGTCGGCCGTCGTGGTGCTGACCGCCGACCGCGCCCTCCCCACGGAGACCCGGGGTTACCTGAACTCGGTGGTGGCGCCGAGCACCGACATCAGGACCGACGTGTACGCGATCGGCGGCCAGGCCGCGTCCGCGCTGCAGTCGAACTCCTACCAGTTCACGGACCTGGTCGGGAGCACCCGCTACGAGACGTCGTACTTCGTCGCCGAGGTGTTCTTCGGTGGGCACCGCGTGGCGGGCGTCGCGACCGGCACGAACTGGCCGGACGCGCTTGCCGGTGGTGCGATGATGGCGACGCGCAACGGCCCGCTGCTGCTGACCCCCGGCGCTTCGCTGGCCTTCCCGACCCAGTTCCACGTCGACAACAACAGCGGAACGATCGACACGGGCTACGTGTTCGGTGGTGCCGCCGTGGTGAGCGACGGCGTGATGAACAGCGTCGGCACGTGGATCAGCCCGGGCATCGCCTTCACCCGCTCGGTGAACCCGGCGGCCGTTCCGGGCGCCGCTCCGGCGGCCGCGCTCCGTTCGGCGCGGGTCGCGCCGGCGGTGCCGACCGTCACGCTGCCCACGGCAGACCAGATCAAGGCCGCGGCTGAGGCGCTCGACAACCACCAGCGCTGA